The Pyrus communis chromosome 2, drPyrComm1.1, whole genome shotgun sequence genome includes a window with the following:
- the LOC137726898 gene encoding transcription factor bHLH112-like isoform X1, producing the protein MAEEFQARICGGNSWWSSSRHVLAASPCSVGFNDHMGGFGYPNDMVDIKATRSSCGEINNSVSDDHDGGDHSNSIANFDQYQDVQKPDHDSTLQMIGFGLSSSLSSTPSDFNQALLLRSGSGRGESNFHNSMLQEDMGMNTKLNTGALGDEESSSLINVFKPMNQDFSLDQLGSPSSSGFPISSSSSAANSYGFSSALMLQTLFDSEPVPQTQPQQSVFNNNQFSNGSLLSPSPTSNCWPPRYSPNSCLRPSALPKQLQPGVGGGGSLHFSNNISTPFWNAPAPAALNQDNTIRSSNDLFSSSQAQYTTPSLSPFHEKKPNSNNFTTKANTNGDVQDSSSSVVKKSSSSACEPVFKRARIETPSPLPTFKVRKEKLGDRITALQQLVSPFGKTDTASVLHEAIEYIKFLHDQVSVLSTPYMKNGAPMQQQQGTDKMEEASEGAQQDLQSLGLCLVPISSTFPVANETTADFWTPSFGATFR; encoded by the exons ATGGCGGAGGAGTTTCAGGCCAGGATTTGTGGCGGCAACTCATGGTGGAGTTCATCGAGACACGTGCTGGCGGCTTCACCGTGTTCTGTGGGTTTTAATGATCATATGGGGGGCTTCGGCTACCCCAACGACATGGTGGACATCAAGGCAACAAGGTCTTCCTGCGGTGAGATTAATAACTCGGTTTCTGATGACCATGACGGTGGTGATCATAGTAATTCTATTGCTAATTTTGATCAATATCAAGATGTTCAAAAGCCTGATCATGATTCCACCTTGCAAATGATAGGTTTTGGTCTTTCATCATCGTTATCTTCAACACCCTCAGATTTCAACCAAGCTTTGCTCCT TCGCAGTGGTAGTGGAAGAGGTGAGAGCAATTTTCATAATTCTATGCTCCAAGAAGATATGGGTATGAACACCAAGTTGAACACCGGCGCCCTAGGCGATGAAGAATCATCTTCTCTCATAAATGTTTTCAAGCCCATGAATCAAGATTTCTCTTTAGACCAATTAGGTTCACCATCGTCTTCTGGCTTTCCTATAAGCTCATCGTCATCAGCTGCTAATTCTTACGGCTTCTCCTCAGCCTTAATGTTGCAAACTCTATTTGATTCTGAACCAGTACCTCAAACCCAACCCCAACAATCAGTTTTCAACAACAATCAGTTTTCAAATGGCTCGTTATTATCACCTTCTCCTACTAGTAATTGTTGGCCGCCGAGATACTCTCCAAACAGTTGCCTAAGACCCTCAGCGCTTCCAAAGCAGTTACAACCTGGTGTTGGTGGTGGCGGTAGCTTGCACTTTTCCAATAACATTAGTACACCCTTCTGGAACGCCCCCGCTCCCGCGGCTTTAAATCAAGACAATACTATTCGATCTAGTAATGATCTGTTTTCCTCTTCACAAGCACAGTATACAACACCTTCTCTGTCACCTTTTCATGAAAAGAAACCCAATTCCAACAACTTTACCACCAAG GCCAATACTAATGGAGATGTCCAAGATTCAAGCTCCTCTGTTGTAAAGAAAAGTAGCAGCAGCGCCTGTGAACCTGTATTCAAAAGAGCTCGAATTGAAACACCTTCACCCTTACCGACTTTTAAG GTTCGGAAAGAGAAGCTTGGGGATCGGATCACCGCCCTCCAGCAATTGGTTTCACCTTTCGGAAAG actGATACAGCTTCTGTTCTCCACGAAGCTATTGAGTACATCAAATTCCTCCACGATCAAGTCAGT GTTTTAAGTACTCCATATATGAAAAATGGAGCTCCCATGCAACAGCAACAGGGTACTGATAAAATGGAGGAGGCCTCGGAAGGAGCACAACAAGATCTACAAAGCCTAGGACTCTGTTTGGTTCCAATTTCAAGCACATTTCCGGTTGCTAATGAGACCACAGCTGATTTTTGGACACCATCATTTGGAGCAACTTTCAGGTGA
- the LOC137726898 gene encoding transcription factor bHLH112-like isoform X2 translates to MAEEFQARICGGNSWWSSSRHVLAASPCSVGFNDHMGGFGYPNDMVDIKATRSSCGFGLSSSLSSTPSDFNQALLLRSGSGRGESNFHNSMLQEDMGMNTKLNTGALGDEESSSLINVFKPMNQDFSLDQLGSPSSSGFPISSSSSAANSYGFSSALMLQTLFDSEPVPQTQPQQSVFNNNQFSNGSLLSPSPTSNCWPPRYSPNSCLRPSALPKQLQPGVGGGGSLHFSNNISTPFWNAPAPAALNQDNTIRSSNDLFSSSQAQYTTPSLSPFHEKKPNSNNFTTKANTNGDVQDSSSSVVKKSSSSACEPVFKRARIETPSPLPTFKVRKEKLGDRITALQQLVSPFGKTDTASVLHEAIEYIKFLHDQVSVLSTPYMKNGAPMQQQQGTDKMEEASEGAQQDLQSLGLCLVPISSTFPVANETTADFWTPSFGATFR, encoded by the exons ATGGCGGAGGAGTTTCAGGCCAGGATTTGTGGCGGCAACTCATGGTGGAGTTCATCGAGACACGTGCTGGCGGCTTCACCGTGTTCTGTGGGTTTTAATGATCATATGGGGGGCTTCGGCTACCCCAACGACATGGTGGACATCAAGGCAACAAGGTCTTCCTGCG GTTTTGGTCTTTCATCATCGTTATCTTCAACACCCTCAGATTTCAACCAAGCTTTGCTCCT TCGCAGTGGTAGTGGAAGAGGTGAGAGCAATTTTCATAATTCTATGCTCCAAGAAGATATGGGTATGAACACCAAGTTGAACACCGGCGCCCTAGGCGATGAAGAATCATCTTCTCTCATAAATGTTTTCAAGCCCATGAATCAAGATTTCTCTTTAGACCAATTAGGTTCACCATCGTCTTCTGGCTTTCCTATAAGCTCATCGTCATCAGCTGCTAATTCTTACGGCTTCTCCTCAGCCTTAATGTTGCAAACTCTATTTGATTCTGAACCAGTACCTCAAACCCAACCCCAACAATCAGTTTTCAACAACAATCAGTTTTCAAATGGCTCGTTATTATCACCTTCTCCTACTAGTAATTGTTGGCCGCCGAGATACTCTCCAAACAGTTGCCTAAGACCCTCAGCGCTTCCAAAGCAGTTACAACCTGGTGTTGGTGGTGGCGGTAGCTTGCACTTTTCCAATAACATTAGTACACCCTTCTGGAACGCCCCCGCTCCCGCGGCTTTAAATCAAGACAATACTATTCGATCTAGTAATGATCTGTTTTCCTCTTCACAAGCACAGTATACAACACCTTCTCTGTCACCTTTTCATGAAAAGAAACCCAATTCCAACAACTTTACCACCAAG GCCAATACTAATGGAGATGTCCAAGATTCAAGCTCCTCTGTTGTAAAGAAAAGTAGCAGCAGCGCCTGTGAACCTGTATTCAAAAGAGCTCGAATTGAAACACCTTCACCCTTACCGACTTTTAAG GTTCGGAAAGAGAAGCTTGGGGATCGGATCACCGCCCTCCAGCAATTGGTTTCACCTTTCGGAAAG actGATACAGCTTCTGTTCTCCACGAAGCTATTGAGTACATCAAATTCCTCCACGATCAAGTCAGT GTTTTAAGTACTCCATATATGAAAAATGGAGCTCCCATGCAACAGCAACAGGGTACTGATAAAATGGAGGAGGCCTCGGAAGGAGCACAACAAGATCTACAAAGCCTAGGACTCTGTTTGGTTCCAATTTCAAGCACATTTCCGGTTGCTAATGAGACCACAGCTGATTTTTGGACACCATCATTTGGAGCAACTTTCAGGTGA